The Virgibacillus dokdonensis genome includes a window with the following:
- a CDS encoding murein hydrolase activator EnvC family protein — MRKFPVLLSTIVAASTITLSTTSISAESTADLNEKIDALQQQQKQLEEKQGKLQRDTDKTDKKINKNLDKQGSVEKEIHSIDTDLQKTLEQITTKETEISNTNQQIEELGKQIQKLKKEITILKERIAKREGLLKDRLRNIQQNGGSMKYIEVILGSKSFGDFISRSSAVNTIMDQDKTIMEQHEADKIAVEKNKVDVENKKSEVEERKQSLQAQKQDLVALKGQLDKQLSKKETLMASLEEEHKELEAYKVSVEEEQEILAQQAEAAEKAKQLAQSQKSELEQLAKEKAEQQAKQETTQPKSNHSSSANNSSGSSSNSSGGSAPAPAPEQNMGGDMMYPISAPITSHYGTRWGSMHHGTDFGASIGTPVRSAASGVIIMTNSASQAGMSGYGNVILVSHNINGQSYTTLYAHLNSIGVSQGQTVSAGQVIGASGNTGQSTGPHLHFEVHRGGWNGSKSNSIDPMTVLN, encoded by the coding sequence ATGAGAAAGTTTCCAGTCCTATTATCAACCATTGTTGCAGCTTCTACCATCACATTATCAACGACTTCCATATCCGCAGAATCAACGGCAGATTTAAATGAAAAAATTGATGCATTACAACAACAACAAAAACAACTTGAAGAAAAACAAGGTAAGTTACAGCGTGACACAGATAAAACAGATAAAAAGATTAATAAAAACCTAGATAAACAAGGTTCTGTAGAAAAAGAAATTCATTCGATTGATACAGATCTACAAAAAACGTTAGAGCAAATAACAACGAAAGAAACAGAGATAAGTAACACCAATCAACAAATAGAGGAATTAGGAAAACAAATTCAAAAGCTCAAGAAAGAGATTACTATTCTAAAAGAACGTATTGCTAAACGAGAAGGATTATTAAAGGATCGTCTGCGCAACATTCAGCAAAATGGTGGCTCTATGAAATACATAGAAGTAATTTTAGGTTCGAAAAGTTTTGGTGATTTTATTAGCCGGTCATCTGCTGTAAACACGATTATGGATCAAGATAAAACGATTATGGAACAGCATGAAGCGGATAAAATAGCTGTGGAAAAAAATAAAGTAGACGTAGAAAATAAAAAGTCTGAAGTGGAAGAGCGAAAACAATCCTTGCAAGCTCAAAAACAGGATTTAGTTGCCTTGAAAGGACAGTTAGATAAACAATTGTCGAAAAAAGAAACACTAATGGCAAGCTTGGAAGAAGAACACAAAGAATTGGAAGCATACAAAGTAAGTGTAGAGGAAGAACAAGAAATTTTGGCACAACAGGCTGAAGCAGCGGAAAAAGCAAAACAGCTTGCTCAATCACAGAAGAGTGAATTAGAGCAGCTAGCTAAAGAAAAAGCAGAGCAACAAGCAAAACAAGAAACGACGCAACCTAAGTCCAATCATTCATCTTCTGCTAATAATAGCTCTGGCTCAAGTTCAAATTCAAGTGGTGGTTCAGCACCAGCGCCAGCACCTGAACAAAATATGGGGGGAGATATGATGTATCCTATCTCTGCGCCAATAACCTCTCATTATGGCACTCGCTGGGGATCAATGCATCATGGTACAGATTTCGGTGCGTCAATAGGTACGCCAGTTCGTTCGGCGGCATCTGGAGTTATTATTATGACGAATTCTGCTTCTCAAGCTGGGATGTCAGGTTATGGAAATGTTATTTTAGTGTCACATAATATAAATGGACAATCTTATACAACCTTATATGCTCATTTAAATAGTATCGGCGTGAGTCAAGGACAAACTGTAAGTGCTGGCCAAGTTATTGGTGCTAGTGGAAATACTGGACAGTCTACAGGGCCACATTTGCATTTTGAAGTTCATCGCGGTGGTTGGAATGGTTCTAAAAGTAATTCCATTGATCCAATGACAGTTTTAAATTAA
- the ftsX gene encoding permease-like cell division protein FtsX, whose product MKVRILMRHIREGFKNIRRNGWMTMASIAAVTTTLILVAAFLALMLNLNEMADNIERDVQLDVMIEQTATQEDIQALGKSINKLENIDSAVFSSKDDELNKLIESMGEDGQAWEMFEQDNPLNHVYIVKAKQPEDTSDIAEEIKQMSAVEDVVYGQDVVKRLFEFNKYARTIGLVLIIGLVFTAIFLISNTIKITIMARSKEIGIMKLVGATNGFIRWPFFVEGLLLGVMGSIIPIIIVLTGYYYVEDILSKQTTYKFIELLPYTPFAFQLSGIIVAIGAAIGVWGSLMSVRKFLKV is encoded by the coding sequence ATGAAGGTTAGAATACTTATGCGACATATACGTGAAGGATTTAAAAACATCCGGCGTAATGGTTGGATGACAATGGCCTCGATTGCAGCTGTGACAACGACATTAATTTTAGTTGCTGCTTTTTTAGCTTTAATGCTGAACTTAAATGAAATGGCAGACAACATAGAGAGAGATGTCCAACTCGATGTCATGATTGAACAAACTGCAACCCAGGAAGATATCCAAGCTTTAGGAAAATCTATCAATAAATTAGAAAACATTGATTCTGCTGTTTTTTCTTCTAAAGATGATGAATTAAATAAATTAATTGAAAGCATGGGAGAGGATGGACAAGCTTGGGAAATGTTTGAACAGGACAATCCATTGAACCATGTTTATATTGTGAAGGCAAAACAGCCTGAAGATACATCAGATATAGCTGAAGAAATTAAACAAATGTCAGCTGTAGAAGATGTCGTTTATGGACAAGACGTTGTGAAAAGATTATTTGAGTTTAACAAGTATGCAAGAACGATTGGTTTAGTGTTAATAATTGGGTTAGTATTTACGGCTATATTTTTAATCTCAAACACGATTAAAATCACGATTATGGCTAGAAGTAAAGAAATTGGCATTATGAAACTAGTTGGTGCGACCAATGGTTTTATTAGGTGGCCATTCTTCGTGGAAGGATTATTATTGGGTGTAATGGGTTCAATTATACCAATTATTATTGTGCTTACAGGGTATTATTACGTGGAAGATATCCTAAGTAAGCAAACGACGTACAAATTTATTGAACTTTTACCTTATACTCCTTTCGCCTTTCAACTATCGGGAATTATTGTAGCAATTGGTGCAGCTATAGGTGTTTGGGGAAGTTTGATGAGTGTTAGGAAATTCCTAAAAGTCTAA
- the ftsE gene encoding cell division ATP-binding protein FtsE: MIQMKDVYKTYDNGVSALNGININIDRGEFVYIVGPSGAGKSTFIRLIFREVKPTKGTVYVNEMNVNELKEKQVPLLRRNVGVVYQDFKLLSKLTVYENVAFAMEVIESHPSLIRTRVMEVLDLVGLKHKARFLPHELSGGEQQRVSIARAIVNYPKIVIADEPTGNLDPDTSWGIMKVLQEINDRGTTVIMATHSKEIVNTFKNRVVAIEDGLIVRDEHRGEYGYEG; encoded by the coding sequence ATGATACAAATGAAAGATGTATATAAAACGTATGATAATGGTGTTTCGGCACTAAATGGAATAAATATAAATATTGACCGTGGTGAATTTGTATACATAGTTGGTCCAAGTGGTGCAGGTAAGTCCACATTTATCCGGCTAATATTCCGAGAAGTAAAGCCAACAAAAGGAACGGTTTATGTAAATGAAATGAATGTTAATGAATTAAAAGAAAAGCAAGTGCCCTTGCTGCGGAGAAATGTTGGGGTCGTTTATCAGGATTTTAAATTGTTGTCTAAACTGACAGTCTATGAAAATGTAGCTTTTGCGATGGAAGTAATCGAGTCCCATCCATCACTTATTCGAACACGCGTAATGGAAGTACTAGATTTAGTCGGCTTGAAACACAAAGCTAGATTTCTCCCTCATGAATTATCAGGAGGTGAGCAACAACGTGTATCGATTGCTCGAGCTATTGTGAACTACCCTAAGATTGTTATTGCTGATGAACCAACAGGTAACTTAGACCCAGATACTTCATGGGGAATTATGAAGGTATTGCAGGAAATTAATGACCGTGGAACAACAGTTATTATGGCTACACATAGTAAAGAGATTGTAAATACTTTTAAAAACCGTGTTGTTGCAATTGAGGACGGGTTAATTGTTAGAGATGAACATCGAGGTGAATACGGCTATGAAGGTTAG